CCCATTTCATTACGAGATTTAGACGATACCGCCACGCTCTATTTTCTTTAAAAGTTCGTCTTGAGAAAGCTTTACAGTTTGTCCTTTATTAAGATTTCGCAACTCCATTCTACCAATTCTACGCCGAATAAGCACCATTACCTTATACCCTAGATGCTCAGCCATTAAACGAACCTCTCTTTTCTGACCCTCAGTGATCGATACTGTGACCCATCGGCCATAAGGTGGTCTGCAAAGTGGTTGGACGGAAAGGGGGCGTACAAATCCCCCTTCTATTTCAAAGCCCTTAAGCCACAACTTCATTTTTTCTACCGTCAACTCTTCGTTTAACAGTACCTCGTAATCTCTTTTTATATTTGACGAAGGGTGCATAAGAAAGTGAGCGAAATCCCCGTCGTTCGTTAAGACGAGCAATCCTTCGCTTTCTTTATCAAGACGCCCTACCGGAAAAAGACGAAACTTTGAGTAGGCGGGGGGGAGAACATCGATCACTGTCATGTCAAAGCGGTCTTCCACCGCACAAACGACCCCCTGAGGTTTATTCATTACTATGTAGACCCTGCTCTCCGGAGATACTTCTTTTCCGTCAAGGGTTACTGTGTCCGTTTCTTCTACTGTGGTAGAGAGATCGCGGACAACCCTTCCATTCAAGGCTACGCGGCCTGATAAGACAAACTCTTCTACCTTTCTGCGGGATGCAAGGCCGCATGAAGCAAGATACTTGTTCAATCTAATTGCCATTGGTTAGTGTTCGCTCTCCTCCACACTGTATTCTTCCACTTCTTCGAGAGTGGGAAGTTCCGCTATTGACTCAAGACCAAAATGTTCAAGAAAAGTTTCGGTAGTCCTGTAAAGCAAGGGAGATCCTGTCCCTCGCCTTCGCCCCGCAATACGTATAAGGCCATGGGAAAGAAGGGTTTCAAGTACCCGTTCACACCTGACCCCTCTGATTTCTTCAATTTCCGCCCTCGTAACTGGCTGGTTATAGGCTATTACAGCAAGACTTTCAACAGCTGCGCGGCTTAACCGCACTTTTTGACGTAATGCCGTTTCTCTGAAAATAGCCACGGTTTCGGCAAACTCAGGGTCTGTGCATAGTTCCCAACCCTCTGCCACTTTTCGCAGGGTAATTCCATGATCCTGGGCATAATGGTCTGAAAGCTCTCCTAACGCTGAGCATACAGCTTCCAGAGATTCATCCAAATGCATAGACAGTTCCTTCTCCGACACAGGTGTAACAGCGACAAAAAGGAGAACCTCAACGTGTTTGGCTAGAGATGATAACATCTCCAAACAACTCCTTTTGTGTAATGGATATGAGTCCAGTCCTAGCCATTTCCAGAAGAGCCAGGATCGTAACCACAAGAACAGAACGAGTGGAAGTCCCTTTGAGAACGTGAGAAAGGGATAAAGAGGAATGATCTTCTAAATACGCCCTGAGCTCTTCTATTTTTCTGTCGATTTGTATTTCTTCAGGCACTGCCGCAGGAATTCCCCGCCAGTTTCCAATGGATTGTTTTTCTATATTCGACATTGGCTCTTTTCTGCTATGGGCAGCGATCAGCTGCCACCAGAGATGGCTTAAACTGTAAAGATCTCCCAGGTCGTAAGATGGGACTTCCTCAACAGCAGCTGCTCTCTTAAAGAGATTGTCCTGCTCCTCTTTTTTTTCTATAAGGCGAAAAGCTGCCTCACGATAGGGTCTGTACCGCAAAAGGTGCCCCAACAATTCTTCTTCAGAAATAGGATCTTCGGGAGGGGAGCTTTCTTCCCCATCAGTCTTATGCTGACCAGGCAATAGCGCCATAATCTTTTCAAGAACCAGCCCTGCTGCAAGGGAAAGAAACTCTGCCACCACATATATAGACACCTTTTTAGAATGGGACAGATAGGCCCCGTAAATATTAACCAGGTCTGAAACCTTTATCTGAGTGGCTTCAAACTGGCGACTCTCTACGAGATAACAAAGAAGATCTAAAGGCCCTGAAAATCCCTCTATCTCCACCTGGAGGGGGAAGGTCCCTTTTTCCACACTCTATCTCCCCTATCCCCTGGGGACAAAACCAATAGAATTTACTATCTCGTCGATGGTTTGCTGAGCTAAAATCTGTGCTCTTTCTGCGCCAGCCAGTATGATATTCCTCAAGTTCTCAGAATGGGATTCGTAATATCGGCGTCGCTCATGGATAGGTTCCATCACCCGCTTTACATGCTCCATAAGCATTTTTTTACACTGAACGCACCCTATTCCCGCTGTAGTACATCCTTTTATAATTTCTTTATGCTGTTCCTTGTCATCATTAAAAACTTTGTGCAGATCCCAGACTGGGCATTTTTCCGGATCCCCAGGATCTGTTCTGCGCTCTCTAGCGGGATCTGTAATCATGGTCCGAATCTTATTCCACATTTCTTCTGGAGAGTCAGCTATATCTATGCTGTTTCCATAAGATTTGCTCATTTTTCGACCGTCTGTACCTGGTACCTTGGGAGTCGGTGTCAAAAGCATTTGCGGCTCAGGGAGTATTTCTCCATAAAAATTATTGAAACGACGGGCCAGCTCTCTACTGATCTCAAGATGGGCGCTCTGATCCTCCCCTACCGGAACCATCTCTGCCTTGTAAAGAAGAATATCTGATGCCATAAGAACTGGATAACCCAAAAAAGCATAGGTACCTAAGTCTTTATTCTGTATGTTTAATATCTGCTCTTTGTAGGTTGGATTCCGCTGAAGCCAGCCAAGAGGGGTTATCATGGATAAAGCCAAATGGAGCTCAGCATGCTGGGGAACATGAGACTGCACAAAAATTGTACTCTTTTCAGGGTCAAGACCAGCCGCAAGCCAATCTAAAAGAACCTCCTTGCAGTTTTTTCGAATCCTGCTGCTATCTGCGTAATCAGACATCAAAGCATGCCAGTCAACAATACAGTAAAGACATTCGTATTCGTTCTGAAGGCGCACCCAATTTGTTAGAGCCCCGGCCAAATGGCCCAAATGAAGTTTTCCTGTAGGTCGCATGCCGCTGAAAACTCTTTTTGCCATGTTTCTCCACCTCATTTATTTGAAATAAAATTAAAAAATAATCTTTGACTACTGTTATTTTACTCGATTTGAAGTCTGTTAGGGCCTTTATCTTTAAGTTGTACTACAGGAAGATTAGAGAGGGCCATCAGCCTGCAAAGGGCGGCCAACGAATATCGCTCCATTTCGCCGTGATCCACAACACAAAGGGCCATGCCCAAAGAGCATGCATCCAAGATCTGATGATACTTCATGTCAGCGGTAATATAGACGTCAGCGCCCTTATCAAGGGCGGCAGTCCAGAGATCACCACCGGATCCGCCGCAGAGGGCAGCAGTCTTCACAATTCTATCTGGTTCCCCATATCCGGTCACCCATGACAGATTCCAGTCATTGCGAAGCTTAACCATCAAATTTTGCAGGGAACAAGGTTTTAGCAAAGATCCCCATGCCCCAAGCCCCTCAGAGTTTTCCATTGGAAGCAAAGGGAGAAAGCTCTCTTTCAGCAAAGGTCTTGCAAGCTGTACATTAACGCCTTCACGCGCCTTGTCCCAGTTAGTGTGCACGCTGATGACAGCTATACCATACTCAAGGGCCTTCTGAATAACCAGAGAGACAGGGCTTTCAAGATCGATAGTTTTCAGCGGCGAGAAAATAAGAGGGTGATGCACCACGAGACAATCACATTTTTCACCTCTAGCCTCTTCTAAAACATGTACGTCTGGATCCAGGGCCACTCCTATTTTTGAAGCCCTCCACTGCGAGCTTCCTACCATAAGACCAACATTATCCCATGGTTCTGCAAGACTCAGGGGAGCAAAGGTATTGATATGATTTATAATATCAATTACTAGCATCTTTTCACCTCCAAGTTCCTACTTTACGGCAATCAAACTATATAAAAAATGCCGCTTCCTACAGGGAAACGGCATTAACCTTCAATGGTGGGCCTACCTGGACTCGAAATCTCCTATAAAATGCCATGAATGCCCACTTTCTCGCTAGCCGTTATACGGTTTGTTATACGGTCTTGACTATCATTGTAATAGAATTCATTTTAAGTATTTGCTAGATTTTAGCACAATTTAAGGGGGGCGTGTACTGTTTAGTCTTTTTTGTAGATTTGCAACCAAATAGAGCCGTAGTTGCCTTAGTATGACTTGGACGATGATTTATACCTATGAGCCACAAATATATTCTTAAAACGCATTCTGGCGGGTCGTTTATTTTGATTTTTTATCCCAGGGCCACTTTCCTTTTTTATCCTTATATATAAAGCTACCTATAACTATCAAAGTAAAAATCAACCCCAAACTCATAAAATCCCCTCCTTTATGGATATCCCGGCATACCGTCTTTAAATGCCAATAGAAATAAAATAAACACGGTTACTATTGCTCCGCATGCCATTCCGCCAACAAAGGCCAAAAAGCTAGTCATTTCGGAACCTCCTTAATTACCAGCCATATACCCTACGCCAAGGGCCAGTAAAATATAGAGTCTGTTTTTCGCTTGATCGCTTTGCATCTCTTTCTTCCAGGCGTTTCTTTCTGCATCTAGCTGCTTTTTGAGATCCTCTAGTTGCTCTTTTGTGCTTTCCTGATAACTAAGGATCTCGCCCCTAAGATTTTCGTAAGCTTTTTCCCAAGCTTGCGATTCTATCCTGTATGCTCGAATTGCTGTAAGAGTATCCCGACCGTCGGCCTCATTCCCCCAAAACCCCGCTTCAGGAGTCGTCCATCCTGCTGGAACGTACTCCCATGCCCCGAAACTTTGCGAGCTCATCATTAAGCTCGTTAGCGATAGAACTGCCAGGAAGAGAACGAACTTCTTGCGCAGTTTTTTCACGGATCACCCTCACCTCTTTTCGAGTGGCTGTTTCCAATTCGTTTATTTTTTCTCCCAAAGCTTCGATTTCTTTTTGTAGTTGATCAGCCTTTAAATCTGTATTTATTAGAGTCTTAGGCAACTTGGGAGTTTTAAAGAGCGGTGTAATTATCCAAACTGCCAAGAGAATGCCAACTAAAATTATTCCCCAAAAAACAAAGTTTATTTTCCGCTCGAACATTCTCTCTCAACCCTTCCTGCCAAAGATTTCAAAACCCGCTTCTTGAGAACTTGCAAAACTTCATGAGAGGAATATCCAGAAATAGCAATTGAGGCACTTTTGAATCCTTGAGGGATAGAGACTCCATCGAGCACGTAAAACACACAGATGCCTACGAAAGCAGAGGTGATAATTCCTGTAAAAAAGAACCACCACGAAAATTCTTCTTGCTTGCAATTAAGCCCGTGAGCTATTCCTCCAAAAACAGCGAGTGCTACCGGCGTTAAGAGCCGCGTTATTTGCTCTGCAAGTTTTCCTTCGCCCAACAAATTTTCTCACCCTCTCCACTGCCGCAAATGCCCGTCTTTAGGTTTGTGTACATCTACGTGTATACGACCGTTATAAAGCCCGAGTCCTCCCAATTCAGAAAGTTTCCCATCTTTGTATGCCCGAAGAACCTTTGAATGAAAAACATTGTTAGAATATTTTGCTTGGCGAATATCCGCGGCTACGCCCTGCGTGTGCCAGCTATTTGGAACCCCGCCAATGCGTTTGTTATGCGTAGGGCAACGGTAGCCGGAATTGATGAAGATTGGCGTTCCTACCAAGGAGCGGATTTTTTCTAAAAGGCTCAAGAGTTTCGGTTTGATATCGCACCTATCACACCCACAACGGCATGCAAGTTCAGTTCTGCTAAAGTGCTCTGAAAGCATGTGTCTCCCTCCTCTCCATAAAAAAAGAGGCTGCCGTGTGGGCAACCTCTTGAGTGTTTAATTTAGCTATTCTCTTACCACTTGATTAGATTCAGTTCCTCTTCTGTAGTAACTGCTTCTACTTGGGCTATCAATACGGCCTCTTTATCAAAACAGGCCTGAACATGTGCCCTTACAGCCTTTGCAACAGCTTTGATCTCGTCTGCGACAAGCGTCACAAAACCGCCTTCTGTTTTCCATTGACACGAGTACGTAGGGTCGTCGATTTCCTGCAGGGCTGCACCAGTGATCATTGCCTGGCTCTCTCTATCAGTTTTTATTTTTAGCCCGTTTACCGAGATACCGGCTGTTTCCTCTGCCCAACGTGCACTTGCTATCTCAAGTAGCTTTTTAGGCCTCATAAAGAGCAATACATCTTCTTCCGTTGCATCTGTTATTTCATACCCTGTAATTTCATCTGCCGCAAAAATAACGTGTTTTCCAGTTTTGCCTGTGAGAAGCACTTCTAGAAGCTTCATTTCATCGGGTATTCCAGTAGAGCAATTGCCTACGGAATCCACAACAATATATCTATTCGCTGCATAAAAAAGCGTGTACTCCCCCTGCTCGCTATAGGGGATTTCTATTTCCGCCGCAGGCATAGCGCCTGCTGGGATAATGATTCTCCTCATTTTCGCTTTCTCCCTTCATAGTCAAGATATTTGAGCGCCGACATGGCGCTTCTCATGCTGTTGCAAAGATTTATACCGTTTATTCTCCGCTATCGCGGAGAATTCAGGGTTCAAATGTTCAGTGTTCAAAATTCTAAACCTTTGCGAGACGGCCACCGCTGATGCTGCTCGAATTCGACGCAGCGGTGCCCAAATTCAGGTAGAACAGGCCAGCCTGCGAGCCATAGTACCAGCCGCCGCCGTAGTAGCACACCTTTGTACCATCTTTTGTAATCCAGAAATAATCGCTGTATGTACCATTGTCTTGCGATGAAATAGTAGTCTTTGGAAGGTATAACGCGCTCAAATCAAAGTTGGCCCCAGAAGCAACATGCATCTCGGTTGGATACCCACTATTGGGAAAAACCTCCCCTGTGTTAACAAAAGATTTGCCCCCTCCCGAATCCCACACCCAAATAGCTCCATCTCGATTTTCAAGCCCTTGCACCATGCACCACGTGTTTCCCCAAAGTTCGTGTATGCCTCGCCATATGGCATTTGTATATCCGGTGCTGAGCGCCCATCCGCCCGAGGCATAAGGCACTAGCGAATCGCAATTTCCCCTGCCGAAAACAGATTGTGAGTCTGTTGTTCCCATTTCTACATGCGCTAGCATTTGTATAGCAGCGATCTGATAGATGTTTATGAGTGAAAATCCCGTTACGCCACTCGCATTTCGTGCATTACACCGTGATACCATCGTTGGAAAATCTATGATGACGAGAGGCGGTTTTTTTATGCTACTGCCTGCTTTTGTTCCGCCATCATCAAAAGCCTCATAAGCGCCTATATAAAAGGAACTTATTTCTACGCCACCGTTGAGAAAAGCTGGATGCAATTTTGCGCCAGAAAAAGCAGTTTTGTTGACAAATCGAGCCTGCTTGCCTGCATATGGCCCAGATGGCAACGTTTTTACCAGGAAATAAAACTGGGAAATTTCCACCATAGCCTGATCGTCGACCGTAGATACAGAGATCTGATATTCCGGCCGGCTTGAGAAATACCCAGGTGGTGGCATTACAGGGTTACCGTCTAAATCCACCCAATCCCAAAAACCCGCTCCGCCGCCTGGTTCAACAAGGACAAGGCCAATAGGTTGTGTTGTCGAAGCTTTGTCTAGAAGGCGCCTGCCGTTCCAGTATGTCGCATTTACCGCAAGACTTGATGTGGCCGCATTGCCAGTAATGTCACCTGGGAGTTTCCCCGCCGCATCGAGCTTTAAAACCTTGTTCGGTTCTGGAGACACCACTACCTCGGAGGTTTTGAGGTAGGGCAAGTTATTGTGAGCTGAGGAGTCGATATTATGGGTTGAAATACTGTCATCGACATACCCACGCGTTGACAGCACAACAGCAGGGTCAATCTTCAACGTAATTGCAGACGCGTTCGACACCTCTAAAATCATCCGAATATAAAGATCTTTTCCAGATCCCTCAGCCAAAGCTGGCTTGTATGTAGCCGGGTATTTGCCTATGGCAATAACATCGCCTTCCGAGTCAATAATTCCAGCTTCCCGAACTGTAAAACCTCCCGTTGTCGTAGGAATCACAACTTCAACAACAATCCAGTTGGGATTTTCACTATCCGTTTTTATCTGATTTATTGCCCCACGCCACACCTCATTTTTAAGGGCCGTTTGTGACTCAGTAGGGTCGTAATAATTTCCAGATCCATCTCCAACAGCTATGGAAGAAAACTGCACCGTCGTTCCAAGTGCTTGGGCGTTAGCCAGTTTAGCTTTTCCCGTATTTGTTAAAATCGTATAAAAGTTTTCAGCCATATCACCACCTCCTAAAGCGGATAAACCGTAACAGTTTCAACAACTTGGGCTCCAATGCCCCATCGCCAAAATACTGCACTCTCAACTTCCGTCACGTTGTACGGATAAACTGTAATTTCTTCACCAAAGAGGCTTGCCATTGCAACTTTAGGAACCACACCCCGTACAGTAAGATATACATTCAACTCGTCGAGCCACGAACGAACGTTCTTGTACTCATCTATTAGTCGCTCTAAAAGCACATAGGTCTGCTCATCAAGTCCACGCTCGCTAAGCTCAAGAATCTCTACCTTGAATTTGTACGGCTCCCCACCGTATTCATACCATTCGGAAATAACTCCACACATGGAGAGCATTTCGAAAATGCGAAGCAGCGCCGCTTTCGTTCCTTTCAGACGATGTATCTCAACAGCCCTTCGAACAAGATCTCTTTTCTCTTCAACCGAAACGGCCACCCCCGCACCCTCATCAAGGGTGATATGAAACTCCCACAGTAATAAATCTAGAATCGCTTCAGACAACTCGTCGATGCGCGGCAAGATGATGGTTTGAATCAAATGGGAATTAATATCGGCAAGTTGGCCATCTAACGCTAAAACCGCGGCTTCCACCTGAGGATCTTCAGCAATGCTTCCAGGGATAAGATCTTTCAACCCGGCACTAACCATCTTCGAGCCCTCCGTAATTGATGGTCACGCTGTTTTCTTTAGCTACTTGCCACGCTTCTAACGCTGTATATATAGGGTTTGACACTTCGACCCGCTTTGCCCCGGCATCCATCACACGCTTGATAAGCGCCGAGGGGTTAATATCTCTGCCCAATTTCGCTTTCTGCCATGCAATATATTCCCCTACGGCAGTTGCCACCTGAGCCTGTATCGCAGAAATAGAGATAGCTTCTACGCGATCTATGAAATATGTGCAGTCAACGGAATAGGTAATTTGCTCCGGGGCTAAAACGGTCACCTGATCTGTCAGCGGTCGCACATCGTCAGCTGAGCAAATACTCAAAACCTCATCAAGTATTTCGGAACTGGGGAGTTCCCCTCCCTCCATCAACGGCCTTATTTCAACTTCTCCCGCAGCAGGAGATCTTACCGACACGTCAATTATTCCCTGGTGTGCAGTACGTGCCCAGAAATCATAGGCAAGTCGAGGCCCTGCAACAGAGTACCTTTCCATAGCTTGCCTTATACGCAATCTAAAATTATCATCTGATTCTTCATCAACACCACCCGTGGAAGCAGTTATATTTTCCACTTTTGAGATATACGGAAGAGGATCCACCAGTTTACTGATCTGCCCTATTGCAAAACCATTCCCGATTGAACCGCTCTGGGTACAGGTAACGACAGCGTCAACATACGTTGCTCCTGGGGTTATTTCGAGGGCTTCCTGCGTTGCGAAAAAGACACTGCCACCCGAAGTGACGCGAGTTCCCTGAGGTATAGAAACGGCGAATGTTTGAGCTATGGGCAACGAAAAACGGACTGTGGCCATTGACGGCTGTTCAGGAAGCCTCACCACCCCCTGCCTGTCACCCAAATGATCGAGATAATCTCCTGTAGAATAAGCCAGCAAATTTTGCTTCGCTGAAAAATCAATGATTACACGCTGTTGCGCTATAACAGCCGCCACAGCCTCCAAGAAAAGTCTGACCGGATCCCCCTTTGCGAGAATCCGGCCTGCTGTTTGTTCATATTTCGCAAAAACCTCAGCCTCTACCTCGGCTGTAGATTTTTCCGTAAAATCTATGTTAGGTAGTGTCACGAATTCTCACCTTCACTTTCGGAATTAGAATGCCGTCATAATGGTCGCTTTCAACGAAACCTACAAACGTTACTTTCGCTCTGGGTTCAAACTTTTGAATTGCGCTAACAATTTCAGCTGACAACGCCGCCTGAGCCTTGGGTATTGGCTCGTCAAGCATGGTTGCACTGAGTCCAAATTCGCGATCAAGTGGAACAGAATATTTCATCGTAGTGAGGATAGTACGAATGTTTTGTAAAACTTCTGCAACCTCCGTTTTAGGCCCAAAATCAATTGCACCTTGTGCTCCGATCACCTCATATTCCATTGTTTATTCCTCCACATATTCGCGTAAAGTCAAATCAACAGTAGCCCGAAGTAAATGTCCATGATTATCAATTTGTGACCATGTTTCGTTTATGCTCTCTATAACAAATGTCCCCAACGGTCTTCCAGCTAAAATGAGAGGTGCATAAATGCCATCGTCTCTCATGTCGCGCAACCTACCTATTTCACCCCGTGGATTTACACCTAGAGAGGCCCTAAGAGAAATTGTCATCGTAACTGAATCTAAACCTGGCCCCATAAACTCCAATACAGGCTTTTGGCCTGCCACTTCGTGCGTGCCAAATCGCGCATCACCTTGCCTTTGAAAGTTTTCAGGGGTTCTCACTTTATCGGCTGACGTTTCAAAAACCACATCTCCAAGGTAGCCTATCATTTAGAGTTACCCCCCTGCAAAAACGTTATTTGATCCTATAGCAACGGAAGATCCACACGCTATAGGATCTCCAACTCTTCCGGCTTCTTTGCCATTTATAAACACAGACGAACTACCAGACGCCAACACAGACGCATGGCACTCTGGAATATCAGGGCAACAATGCTCAGCCCAAGCATCGCCTTGTCTATGCCATGCTTTGCCATTAACAAAAACATTAGGAGATCCTTCAACCGAAGGCCGAGATGGCCATCAGCCATGGCCGGTACAAACATCTCCTAACCTAGTTGCAGCAGGCACATCTTCACCTCCTTAAGGGTTTAAATCAATTCGAGGTGCCTGAAGCGTTATATAACTTTCGCTCTCAATTACGATATCTCCTGTGGAATGCACCGTCGTAGCTCCACTGCTACGATCATGCTCAATCCATGTACCATCCTCAAAATCTATGCGGCGTTTATTGGGGTCACCGATCGTTGGCTTGTCTTTTGCGTTATACATAGCCCCTAGACAGAAACCTTGTTCCATACCATTGGGCAAAAAAACGCATAACACTTGCTCTCCAACATCGGGTATAAAATAGTCTTTATTGCGCAAGGTCTGCCTCACTAGAACAGGTAAATCGTAGCTTACCATGCTGTCTTTATCACGGAAAAGCACTCGAACGGTGCCTTCTTCGGCATTAGCTGATGAAATCGTCCCTACACGCAAAATATTATTTAGTCGTTCCTCTATATCCATGAGGGCTTGATAATAGTCGAACATTAGTACCCCTCCAACACCCGGTGAGCTTCCAAAGCAGTTAAATAGCCTCCCTGTTGATATGAATGCACTGCTTTGTCAATAAAATATTTACCGTCGAAATGCCCCCAGCCACTAAATTCAACATTGATACCTGCGACAATGCGCGGATCTCCACCTAACGTAATACTGCTCGTTGCCTGCTTTTTATTTTTTTTCCTAAGCTCTTTTTGTGCCAAATCCATAGCCTCGGCTAAAGATTCGACACGCTTATTTATCACCAGCGTCTGGCCTTCTTCAGCATCTGGAACGGTGTATGTATAAGTTTGTTCTTCTTTCTTTACAGAGTCATAGTATTTCACAGTACATTTAGCGAAAATATCGACTAAACTCGATGAAAAGGAGTAACGCTCTACATAGCTAAGTTCGCTTTTAATAACTAGAGCCGCGTCTTTTTGCTCATATGCCTGCTCTTCGAAAATAACCACTTTCTCATCTGTTACCTTTAATAAACATCCGGCTTCTTCGCAAAGTCTCTGAAGAAAAGCTAGGTCAGATTCATCTCGCTGATCGCGTCTCTCATATAAAGAATCAACTGCATCGTATAAAAGCTCAACCCTATTATTTTTAGCGATATCTCCAGCAATGCCTGAAAGAGAAATGTTTTCCCATGATCGATTTTTCTTCTCATTTTGCAATGAACTTTTCCCAGGAATTGAAATAGCTTTTATTTCAACAACCCCAGGTGGACCAGATAATGTAATCTCATCAATAGAAAAAGAGCCGCAAGGAAGTATCTTTTCATCACCAACGGCTCTCCAATTTTTTGTCTTAAAAGATACATTAATAGTTGCTCCTTTTTGAGGCATCCACCCTCCTCTCCAAAGCTCCTTTTTATCTTGTAGGATAATTGTTATATCGTCAGCTTTTCCATGCGCATTGTCCGTATATGTAATTGAGAGAAGGAAGGCAGAAATGTCTGCGCTAATATCAGTACCTTCGTATAATAGGGAAACCGCTGTCCGTCGACTCTTCATAAAAGTCTCTTCCTTTTCCAAGGAGGCATAGAGTCTGGCAACCTGTATTTTTTACTGACGTCAGGTATTTTGATATCTACCCCCTCACTAAAAAAAACTGTTTCTCTATGTTGGGGATTAGCTTCGATAATATCTGACATAAAATGCTCGTCCCCACATGTCTTTAAGGCAATGAGGTCCCATGTGTCACCCTGAACCGTCTTGTATTTAGACATAACTTAGCCTCCTCTCGTTATCAAACATCTTTCGCATCTTTTCAAGTAAATCGTCGTTACCAGAGGCAACAGCTCTTTCAACATCTTGCCGGGTGTCTCGCGTTTCACTCGTTGAGATACGAATGACAGGCGAATAGTTTATCGTTATGTTGTTATGAGATCCTCCATCGCGCATTGTCGGTGCTGATGCCGCATCCCCTAAAAAACCTTTCATGCTATCGCTGAATGAACGGCCAAGTGTTGCTTCTAATGGGGTGCTCAAGGTGCTTTGAGGAACAGACCTGGCACCCTGGGCTAGTGTTTTCATTATCGCTTGCCCAGATTCCGTTAGGTGAGATAAAGGTCCTTCCTTAGCGTCGGAAAATGGCAGAAGCTTCCGGACACGAGAAAGCACCCCTTTAACAGCTTCGACCGGCGCTGAGGCCGCGCTCTTTACGCCTGCGACAAAAGTCTGTATCAAGGCCCTTCCAGACTCAGATAGGTCAAAGTTGAAAATACTAAGGATTTTTGCTGGGATTGATTTTATGAAACTTACAAGAGCTGCACATTTTTCTCTTATACCATTTGCAAAAGCTCCAAACTTAGCGGCTATGACATCCCAGTTTTTATATAAGATGACCCCAGCAGCTACTAACGCAGTAACACCCATAATCAACAAGCCTATTGGATTTGCATTCATCGCCGCATTCAATAACCACTGGGCGCCTGACCAAGCTTTAGTAGCAATAGTAACTAGCTTCATCTTAACCTGAG
This region of Aminobacterium colombiense DSM 12261 genomic DNA includes:
- a CDS encoding segregation and condensation protein A, translated to MEKGTFPLQVEIEGFSGPLDLLCYLVESRQFEATQIKVSDLVNIYGAYLSHSKKVSIYVVAEFLSLAAGLVLEKIMALLPGQHKTDGEESSPPEDPISEEELLGHLLRYRPYREAAFRLIEKKEEQDNLFKRAAAVEEVPSYDLGDLYSLSHLWWQLIAAHSRKEPMSNIEKQSIGNWRGIPAAVPEEIQIDRKIEELRAYLEDHSSLSLSHVLKGTSTRSVLVVTILALLEMARTGLISITQKELFGDVIISSQTR
- the scpB gene encoding SMC-Scp complex subunit ScpB, translating into MLSSLAKHVEVLLFVAVTPVSEKELSMHLDESLEAVCSALGELSDHYAQDHGITLRKVAEGWELCTDPEFAETVAIFRETALRQKVRLSRAAVESLAVIAYNQPVTRAEIEEIRGVRCERVLETLLSHGLIRIAGRRRGTGSPLLYRTTETFLEHFGLESIAELPTLEEVEEYSVEESEH
- a CDS encoding DUF4376 domain-containing protein — protein: MRRIIIPAGAMPAAEIEIPYSEQGEYTLFYAANRYIVVDSVGNCSTGIPDEMKLLEVLLTGKTGKHVIFAADEITGYEITDATEEDVLLFMRPKKLLEIASARWAEETAGISVNGLKIKTDRESQAMITGAALQEIDDPTYSCQWKTEGGFVTLVADEIKAVAKAVRAHVQACFDKEAVLIAQVEAVTTEEELNLIKW
- a CDS encoding pseudouridine synthase, which encodes MAIRLNKYLASCGLASRRKVEEFVLSGRVALNGRVVRDLSTTVEETDTVTLDGKEVSPESRVYIVMNKPQGVVCAVEDRFDMTVIDVLPPAYSKFRLFPVGRLDKESEGLLVLTNDGDFAHFLMHPSSNIKRDYEVLLNEELTVEKMKLWLKGFEIEGGFVRPLSVQPLCRPPYGRWVTVSITEGQKREVRLMAEHLGYKVMVLIRRRIGRMELRNLNKGQTVKLSQDELLKKIERGGIV
- a CDS encoding phage holin family protein, coding for MGEGKLAEQITRLLTPVALAVFGGIAHGLNCKQEEFSWWFFFTGIITSAFVGICVFYVLDGVSIPQGFKSASIAISGYSSHEVLQVLKKRVLKSLAGRVERECSSGK
- a CDS encoding YcbK family protein, which codes for MLSEHFSRTELACRCGCDRCDIKPKLLSLLEKIRSLVGTPIFINSGYRCPTHNKRIGGVPNSWHTQGVAADIRQAKYSNNVFHSKVLRAYKDGKLSELGGLGLYNGRIHVDVHKPKDGHLRQWRG
- a CDS encoding Nif3-like dinuclear metal center hexameric protein, which codes for MLVIDIINHINTFAPLSLAEPWDNVGLMVGSSQWRASKIGVALDPDVHVLEEARGEKCDCLVVHHPLIFSPLKTIDLESPVSLVIQKALEYGIAVISVHTNWDKAREGVNVQLARPLLKESFLPLLPMENSEGLGAWGSLLKPCSLQNLMVKLRNDWNLSWVTGYGEPDRIVKTAALCGGSGGDLWTAALDKGADVYITADMKYHQILDACSLGMALCVVDHGEMERYSLAALCRLMALSNLPVVQLKDKGPNRLQIE
- the trpS gene encoding tryptophan--tRNA ligase, which codes for MAKRVFSGMRPTGKLHLGHLAGALTNWVRLQNEYECLYCIVDWHALMSDYADSSRIRKNCKEVLLDWLAAGLDPEKSTIFVQSHVPQHAELHLALSMITPLGWLQRNPTYKEQILNIQNKDLGTYAFLGYPVLMASDILLYKAEMVPVGEDQSAHLEISRELARRFNNFYGEILPEPQMLLTPTPKVPGTDGRKMSKSYGNSIDIADSPEEMWNKIRTMITDPARERRTDPGDPEKCPVWDLHKVFNDDKEQHKEIIKGCTTAGIGCVQCKKMLMEHVKRVMEPIHERRRYYESHSENLRNIILAGAERAQILAQQTIDEIVNSIGFVPRG